The genomic interval GTGAAGGCGTCCATGTCGTAGCGCTCGAACGCATCCACGTAACGATTCAGCAGCGCCACCTGCGCGTCGGACTGAGGCACCCGGAACTCGGAGTCTTCCAGCCGCAGGTCCGACACAGTCACCCGGGCACGCTGGAGCGCGCTGTTGACCGAGGCGACCGACGTCTCCAGCGTCTCGGCGATCTCCGTGGCTGGCCAGCCCAGGACCTCGGCCAGCAGCAGCACCGCGCGCTGCTTGGGGGGCAGGTGTTGAAGCGCCGCGAGGAACGCGAGCCGGATGCTCTGACGCAGTGACGCCTGCTCGGAGGGGTCCACGTCCGACGGCACCGCCAGCGCGTCCGGAATGGGCTCAATCCAACTGTTCGCCGGCAGTGGCGTCAGCGGCCCGTCGATGGAGTACGCGGGCCCCAGCTCCATCGGCCGCGCGCGGCGCCCGCTCGCCGACAAGGCGTCCAGGCACACGCGGGTGGCGATGGAGTACAGCCAGGTCCGTGGAGACGCACGGCCCTCGAACCGGTCCCTCGCGCGCCAGGCGCGCACCATCGTCTCCTGGACGGCGTCATCCGCCTCCGAGACAGAACCCAGCATGCGATAGCAATGGCCCATGAGCGCCGAGCGGTGCGCCTCGAAGCCAAATGCCTGCTTCCCAGAATCCGGAAGGTCCTTCATCAACGGGCGGTCTATCAGTCCCAGCAGGTCATGTCAGGGGCTCGGACAGGCAGCCCCCGTATCAATCCACGCGCGGATGAGCTCACCCAATGCACGCTGAGTGCCCGGCACGGGCTCCAGGCCAGGACCCGGGTCCCAACCCCACCCCACCAGGACGTCCTCGGCCATGTGGTGTCTCATTCGCGTTCCAACTCTCTCAGGACGGCCTCCGCGGCGCGGCGGCCCGACACCAGCGCGCCGTCGATGGAGGCA from Myxococcus xanthus carries:
- a CDS encoding sigma-70 family RNA polymerase sigma factor, with the protein product MKDLPDSGKQAFGFEAHRSALMGHCYRMLGSVSEADDAVQETMVRAWRARDRFEGRASPRTWLYSIATRVCLDALSASGRRARPMELGPAYSIDGPLTPLPANSWIEPIPDALAVPSDVDPSEQASLRQSIRLAFLAALQHLPPKQRAVLLLAEVLGWPATEIAETLETSVASVNSALQRARVTVSDLRLEDSEFRVPQSDAQVALLNRYVDAFERYDMDAFTAILHEEVTLSMPPYTLWLQGHASIRGWFLGRGAVCRDSRLVRTEACGSPAYGQYHASSDGGPFKPWSLIVLELSGGRIAAMTHFLDTEALFPRFGLPQELPR